A genomic region of Venturia canescens isolate UGA chromosome 7, ASM1945775v1, whole genome shotgun sequence contains the following coding sequences:
- the Pbp45 gene encoding snRNA-activating protein complex subunit 1 isoform X1, protein MAENRSSSHCLIGFREDCAKLIDRFGKLGTVRFQGFADIWRDMKLSLIFGGRKSLMEQIEFCEDTLIEAKEFFLPPLSFKERIGGLYLLYALYFKMPLKGPKIRVKIEDWQDIVEIRGEIVQAEHHDASFILSKLMLENAFVHSSLEQEFALEKSYRLKGSKLRNTYSILSDIRELAGPGDLLNRVNVFGEYYRLIKACETEDRSTKDHRRTIRPPECLKLYDSSFGKHLLDAVEQLENSRKFIKFAKTRGLSTPDDSSIQNTQPEVEKAQLKKSRTFNSNPIRNYLGHGFDTDSSVSENEEFINRAIRNDMPDHIFHDSPISD, encoded by the exons ATGGCAGAGAATAGATCATCGTCTCATTGTCTTATTGGGTTCAGAGAGGACTGTGCAAAATTGATAGATCGCTTTGGAAAACTTGGAACGGTAAGATTCCAAGGATTTGCAGACATATGGAGGGATATGAAGCTTTCTCTGATATTTGG TGGACGTAAATCTTTAATGGAGCAGATTGAATTTTGCGAAGACACCCTCATAGAAgctaaagaattttttttacctccaCTATCCTTCAAAGAAAGAATCGGTGGACTTTATTTACTTTATGCTCTCTATTTCAAAATGCCACTTAAGGGACCCAAAATTAGAGTCAAAATAGAAGATTGGCAGGATATTGTTGAAATCAGAGGAGAAATAGTCCAGGCAGAACATCATGATGCCAGTTTTATTCTATCCAAACTTATGCTGGAGAATGCATTTGTTCACTCTTCACTCGAGCAAGAG TTTGCTCTAGAAAAAAGTTATCGTCTAAAGGGCTCAAAACTGCGTAACACATATTCGATCTTGAGCGACATCAGAGAACTCGCTGGTCCAGGTGATCTTTTAAATCGAGTCAATGTTTTTGGTGAGTATTATCGTTTGATCAAAGCGTGTGAGACAGAGGATCGATCGACAAAAGATCATCGGAGAACGATTCGTCCTCCCGAATGTCTGAAACTATACGACTCATCATTTGGTAAGCACCTCTTGGATGCTGTTGAACAGCTTGAAAACTCAAGGAAATTTATAAAGTTCGCGAAAACTCGTGGACTTTCGACTCCAGATGATTCATCAATTCAGAATACTCAACCGGAAGTCGAGAAGGCTCAGTT aaaaaaaagccgCACATTCAATAGCAATCCTATAAGAAATTACCTTGGCCACGGATTTGACACGGACTCGTCGGTATCGGAAAACGAAGAATTCATAAATAGAGCAATACGAAATGATATGCCAgatcatatttttcatgattcacCTATTTCGGATTaa
- the Pbp45 gene encoding snRNA-activating protein complex subunit 1 isoform X2 codes for MAENRSSSHCLIGFREDCAKLIDRFGKLGTVRFQGFADIWRDMKLSLIFGGRKSLMEQIEFCEDTLIEAKEFFLPPLSFKERIGGLYLLYALYFKMPLKGPKIRVKIEDWQDIVEIRGEIVQAEHHDASFILSKLMLENAFVHSSLEQEFALEKSYRLKGSKLRNTYSILSDIRELAGPGDLLNRVNVFGEYYRLIKACETEDRSTKDHRRTIRPPECLKLYDSSFGKHLLDAVEQLENSRKFIKFAKTRGLSTPDDSSIQNTQPEVEKAQFAFFVPRGGRKDARFDQVKQCSEEKVSLKKRYRYSATWQVPDKTIGGL; via the exons ATGGCAGAGAATAGATCATCGTCTCATTGTCTTATTGGGTTCAGAGAGGACTGTGCAAAATTGATAGATCGCTTTGGAAAACTTGGAACGGTAAGATTCCAAGGATTTGCAGACATATGGAGGGATATGAAGCTTTCTCTGATATTTGG TGGACGTAAATCTTTAATGGAGCAGATTGAATTTTGCGAAGACACCCTCATAGAAgctaaagaattttttttacctccaCTATCCTTCAAAGAAAGAATCGGTGGACTTTATTTACTTTATGCTCTCTATTTCAAAATGCCACTTAAGGGACCCAAAATTAGAGTCAAAATAGAAGATTGGCAGGATATTGTTGAAATCAGAGGAGAAATAGTCCAGGCAGAACATCATGATGCCAGTTTTATTCTATCCAAACTTATGCTGGAGAATGCATTTGTTCACTCTTCACTCGAGCAAGAG TTTGCTCTAGAAAAAAGTTATCGTCTAAAGGGCTCAAAACTGCGTAACACATATTCGATCTTGAGCGACATCAGAGAACTCGCTGGTCCAGGTGATCTTTTAAATCGAGTCAATGTTTTTGGTGAGTATTATCGTTTGATCAAAGCGTGTGAGACAGAGGATCGATCGACAAAAGATCATCGGAGAACGATTCGTCCTCCCGAATGTCTGAAACTATACGACTCATCATTTGGTAAGCACCTCTTGGATGCTGTTGAACAGCTTGAAAACTCAAGGAAATTTATAAAGTTCGCGAAAACTCGTGGACTTTCGACTCCAGATGATTCATCAATTCAGAATACTCAACCGGAAGTCGAGAAGGCTCAGTT TGCATTCTTCGTTCCCCGCGGCGGACGAAAAGATGCGAGGTTTGACCAAGTGAAGCAGTGCAGTGAAGAAAAGGTGTCGTTAAAGAAGCGGTACCGTTACTCG GCCACTTGGCAAGTACCTGACAAGACCATCGGGGGTTTGTGA
- the LOC122413475 gene encoding ubiquitin carboxyl-terminal hydrolase MINDY-3 homolog, which produces MAENFGSQDVELLQQVKILLWGNNVKEDVFKRWAQGFYFSSEEPTALVQTEGGPCAVIAPVQAFILKQLLLESQPDAWISVDTSKQNGLLAKAATEIISQSANPNKPIYRIVYVDEPTAPTPMNSHLYPDFVENGQVYQHSNAPNLDSPVCEPSIEDKLRQERVQPILLSELFHSRLRILEVDNAEQVEKYFIDRIDMLKEPFGILLLLYTVVCTKGVSGMRSEISDPTEPIIDSTYGYGSQSLINLMLTGRAVGHVWDYDQDIGGLKLRGIDKQNAVGFLALLEHLRYCEVGAFLKSPSHPVWVLGSETHLTVLFSTDRRLVSPETPAERARRVFKKFDPEGNNFISTNLLQDVLEELGLCADMEYVNIMRKKLDSECLGIILLVGFMDEFFPEEPRTCPDTFPLYHYNGLPRSNPDNRLKYHVGQAVLLECNVKCILDSNPMLTVLQTKWPSIEIQWKTEKTPSLN; this is translated from the exons ATGGCAGAGAATTTTGGAAGCCAGGATGTTGAGCTCCTTCAGCAAGTTAAAATTCTGCTTTGGGGAAATAACGTAAAGGAAGATGTCTTTAAAAGATGGGCACAGG GCTTTTATTTCAGTTCTGAGGAACCAACTGCTCTTGTTCAGACAGAGGGTGGACCCTGTGCTGTAATCGCTCCTGTACAAGCTTTTATATTGAAGCAACTTTTGTTGGAGAGTCAACCAGATGCTTGGATATCTGTCGATACCAGTAAACAGAATGGTCTATTAGCAAAAGCAGCCACAGAAATAATATCCCAGTCTGCTAATCCAAATAAGCCTATATACCGTATTGTATATGTGGATGAACCAACAGCACCTACCCCAATGAATTCTCACCTTTATCCGGATTTCGTGGAAAATGGCCAAGTCTATCAACATTCCAATGCTCCAAATCTAGATTCCCCTGTGTGTGAACCGTCTATTGAAGACAAGTTGAGACAAGAAAGAGTTCAACCGATCCTTCTTTCagaattatttcattcacgATTGAG AATACTCGAGGTTGACAATGCAGAGCAAGTTGAAAAGTATTTTATAGACAGAATCGACATGCTTAAAGAACCGTTCGGTATTCTCCTACTTTTATACACAGTTGTGTGTACTAAGGGAGTATCAGGAATGCGCTCAGAAATATCTGATCCAACAGAACCTATAATAGACTCAACTTATGGTTATGGAAGCCAAAGTTTGATAAACCTTATGCTCACAGGACGAGCAGTTGGTCATGTTTGGGATTATGATCAAGATATCGGAGGACTCA AACTCCGAGGGATTGACAAACAAAATGCTGTCGGATTTTTAGCACTACTTGAACATCTACGCTACTGCGAAGTTGGAGCTTTCCTAAAATCACCTTCTCATCCTGTGTGGGTACTTGGCTCAGAAACTCATTTGACTGTACTATTTTCAACAGACCGGAGATTGGTCAGTCCAGAAACACCTGCAGAACGGGCGCGCagagtatttaaaaaatttgatccaGAGggtaacaatttcatttcaacaaatttactCCAGGATGTTTTAGAAGAACTTGGTCTCTGTGCAGATATGGAATA TGTCAACATAATGAGGAAAAAGTTGGACAGTGAATGCCTTGGCATAATACTTTTGGTGGGATTTATGGATGAATTCTTTCCGGAAGAACCTCGAACTTGTCCTGACACATTCCCATTGTATCATTACAATGGTCTACCTCGTAGTAATCCTGATAATAGATTGAAGTACCACGTTGGACAGGCTGTACTGCTTGAGTGCAATGTCAAGTGTATTTTGGACAGTAATCCAATGCTCACTGTACTGCAGACTAAATGGCCGAGTATTGAAATTCAGTggaaaaccgaaaaaacaCCCAGTTTGAATTAA